A region of Chloracidobacterium sp. DNA encodes the following proteins:
- a CDS encoding FAD binding domain-containing protein, with protein sequence MIQFVLNNETISTDLPAGTTVLDFVRYHKNLKGTKIGCREGDCGACTILVGEFVNSEVKYRTMTSCLMPIANASGKHIVTVEGINPTDRGLTPVQQAMIDESGTQCGFCTVGFVMSLTGFCIDDTAKTPEMAVSAIDGNICRCTGYKSIEKAACSVNKQIAEGGRQFVPDYFADIAARLKGLISSAPPSSIRTSHSFVGGGTDLYVQRHDEMTESAAAHLLYNESLRGIRDTGKYIEIGASATVTDLLVSPVMQSIFPDLYKHLKLVSSTPIRNMATLAGNFVNASPIGDMTVWFLALDAEIDLCTSPHVSKDSTRTLPLKDLYLGYKQLAKQDDEILTTIRFKKPSRDFRFNFEKVCKRTYLDIATVNTAISILSEPPAVAGGLTRVGEAHVVAGGVAPIPLYLRETSAFLRGKEVNAETVRQANEIMQSEISPISDVRGTEPYKRLLLRQLFRAHFMEMFN encoded by the coding sequence TTGATCCAATTTGTCCTAAATAACGAGACCATCTCCACGGATTTGCCCGCTGGCACAACCGTGCTCGATTTTGTCCGTTATCACAAGAATCTCAAAGGCACAAAGATCGGCTGCCGCGAAGGCGACTGCGGAGCATGCACGATACTGGTCGGTGAGTTTGTCAACTCAGAGGTCAAATACCGCACAATGACCTCATGCCTGATGCCAATTGCGAATGCCTCTGGAAAACACATCGTCACCGTCGAAGGCATAAACCCGACAGATCGAGGCCTGACGCCTGTCCAGCAAGCAATGATCGACGAAAGCGGCACGCAATGCGGATTCTGCACCGTCGGTTTCGTTATGTCGCTGACCGGATTCTGCATTGACGACACCGCAAAGACACCTGAAATGGCTGTCTCCGCTATTGACGGAAATATATGCCGCTGCACAGGTTACAAGTCGATCGAGAAAGCCGCTTGTTCGGTCAACAAACAGATTGCTGAAGGCGGCAGGCAGTTTGTGCCCGATTACTTTGCGGACATAGCCGCACGTCTTAAGGGATTGATATCTTCAGCTCCGCCATCCTCAATCCGAACTTCGCACTCGTTCGTGGGTGGAGGAACCGATCTTTACGTTCAGCGTCACGACGAAATGACCGAGTCCGCCGCCGCACATCTGTTATACAACGAAAGCCTTCGCGGCATTCGTGACACAGGGAAATACATCGAGATCGGAGCATCTGCAACAGTCACCGACTTGCTAGTTTCACCCGTGATGCAGTCGATCTTTCCTGATCTTTACAAACACCTAAAACTCGTCTCATCAACGCCGATCCGCAACATGGCGACGCTCGCCGGAAACTTCGTCAACGCTTCGCCGATAGGTGATATGACAGTCTGGTTCCTCGCACTCGACGCCGAGATCGACCTATGCACAAGCCCGCACGTCAGTAAGGACAGTACTCGAACTTTACCGCTGAAAGACCTGTATTTGGGCTACAAACAACTCGCCAAACAGGACGATGAGATCCTCACGACGATCCGATTTAAAAAACCTTCGCGCGATTTTCGTTTCAATTTTGAAAAAGTCTGCAAGCGAACCTATCTCGACATTGCAACGGTTAACACAGCGATATCGATCTTATCAGAACCGCCTGCGGTAGCGGGCGGTTTAACGCGAGTTGGGGAGGCTCATGTAGTCGCCGGAGGCGTCGCACCGATACCGCTTTATTTACGAGAAACTTCCGCGTTCCTCAGAGGCAAGGAAGTAAACGCCGAGACGGTCAGACAAGCAAATGAAATAATGCAATCCGAGATATCGCCGATCTCGGACGTGCGCGGCACAGAACCATACAAACGGCTGTTGTTGCGACAACTTTTCCGTGCACATTTTATGGAGATGTTTAATTGA
- a CDS encoding nucleoside deaminase, which translates to MTELDRKFMARAIELARNGVETNAGGPFGCVVVKNDKVVGEGSNRVTSTNDPTAHAEIVAIRNACSRLDSFQLDGCTIYTSCEPCPMCLGAIYWARPERVFYACTRNDAADVGFDDDFIYKELEKNNGDRELELTNFMRDEALEVFGQWAAKPDKTEY; encoded by the coding sequence ATGACCGAACTGGACAGAAAATTTATGGCTCGGGCGATCGAGCTTGCACGCAACGGTGTTGAAACGAACGCCGGCGGCCCGTTTGGCTGTGTCGTAGTCAAAAACGATAAGGTCGTAGGAGAAGGCAGCAATCGCGTCACTTCAACCAACGACCCGACCGCACACGCCGAAATCGTCGCCATTCGCAATGCATGTAGCCGCCTTGATTCGTTCCAACTCGATGGCTGTACGATCTACACTTCGTGCGAACCGTGCCCGATGTGCCTCGGCGCGATCTACTGGGCACGGCCCGAGCGAGTGTTTTATGCCTGCACACGTAATGACGCGGCAGATGTTGGATTTGACGACGATTTTATTTATAAAGAACTCGAAAAGAATAACGGCGACCGCGAACTTGAGCTGACAAACTTTATGCGCGACGAGGCCCTCGAGGTCTTTGGTCAATGGGCAGCGAAGCCGGATAAGACCGAGTATTAG